One stretch of Malus domestica chromosome 14, GDT2T_hap1 DNA includes these proteins:
- the LOC103453955 gene encoding Golgi SNAP receptor complex member 1-1-like, translating to MEVPSSWDALRKQARKLEAQLDEQMNSYRKFVSAKGSAKVGTAENDLESVIDRLLKQLQQVNSQMQAWVSSGGSEMVSHTLTRHQEIFQDLTQEFYRLRNSLRAKQEHASLLEDFREFDRTRVDLEDGVGSAENALLKEHAAVSRSTGQVDTVISQAQATLGSLVLQRSTFGGINSKLSNIGSRLPTVNQMLSAIKRKKSMDTIILSLVASVCTFLIFIYWLSK from the exons ATGGAGGTGCCGAGCTCATGGGACGCTCTTCGCAAGCAG GCAAGGAAACTTGAAGCTCAGTTGGATGAGCAGATGAATTCTTATCGTAAGTTTGTCTCTGCAAAGGGTTCTGCAAAAGTTGGTACTGCTGAGAATGATCTTGAATCTGTGATAGATCGACTATTAAAGCAACTCCAACAAGTAAATTCACAAATGCAGGCATGGGTATCATCAGGAGGATCAGAAATGGTTTCTCATACCTTGACTAGACATCAAGAAATTTTCCAAGATCTCACTCAG GAGTTCTATCGTCTCCGCAACAGCCTTAGAGCTAAGCAAGAGCATGCTTCACTCCTTGAGGATTTTAGGGAGTTTGATCGAACAAGAGTAGACTTGGAAGATGGTGTTGGCTCTGCGGAAAACGCTCTCCTGAAAGAGCATGCTGCTGTTAGCCGAAGTACAGGACAG GTGGATACTGTGATCTCTCAAGCTCAAGCAACCCTTGGTTCACTTGTCCTTCAACGCTCCACTTTTGGTGGTATTAATTCGAAGCTCAGCAATATTGGCAGCCGCCTTCCAACG GTAAATCAAATGCTGTCTGCTATAAAGCGTAAAAAGTCCATGGATACCATCATTCTTTCTCTCGTTGCATCTGTATGCACATTTCTCATATTTATCTACTGGTTGTCAAAGTGA
- the LOC103453873 gene encoding glucan endo-1,3-beta-glucosidase 8 — MERMMWVLVAVAVLCVCSGVEGLGVNWGTMATHKLPPETVVQMLKDNGIQKVKLFDAEESTMSALAGSGLEVMVAIPNDQLAVMTSYKRAKEWVRRNVTRYNFNGGVNIKYVAVGNEPFLTSYNGSFLNVTFPALQNIQNALNEAGVGDSVKATVPLNADVYNSPENNPVPSAGRFRTDILQLMTEIVQFLDKNQAPFSINIYPFLSLYGNDDFPFNYAFFDGDTNPIVDAGTGIQYTNVFDANFDTLVSSLKAVGFGNMPIVVGEVGWPTDGDKNANAGNALRFYNGLLPRLGTNRGTPLRPGYIEVYLFGLIDEDAKSIAPGSFERHWGIFRYDGQPKFPVDLSGQGQNKLLVPAKNVQYLSKKWCMFNPNAKDVSKLADNINYACTFSDCTALEYGSSCNNLDANGNASYAFNMYYQVQNQDDLSCNFQGLATLTTQNISQGNCNFIIQIATSSAFSLRPSSSSSVLVALLAMLLSALLLL; from the exons atggAAAGGATGATGTGGGTTTTGGTTGCGGTGGCTGTGTTGTGTGTTTGCAGTGGTGTGGAAGGTCTTGGTGTGAATTGGGGAACGATGGCAACCCACAAGTTGCCGCCGGAGACGGTGGTTCAGATGCTAAAGGACAATGGGATTCagaaggtgaagcttttcgaTGCAGAGGAGTCGACCATGAGTGCCTTGGCTGGCAGTGGTCTTGAGGTCATGGTTGCTATTCCTAATGATCAGCTGGCTGTCATGACCAGCTACAAACGTGCCAAAGAATGGGTCCGCCGCAACGTCACCCGCTACAATTTCAACGGAGGAGTTAACATCAA ATATGTAGCAGTTGGGAATGAGCCTTTCCTCACATCGTACAATGGTTCATTCCTGAATGTTACGTTCCCAGCACTTCAGAACATTCAAAATGCCCTTAACGAAGCTGGAGTTGGAGATTCGGTAAAGGCTACCGTGCCCTTAAATGCTGATGTCTACAACTCACCAGAAAACAACCCCGTGCCATCTGCAGGAAGGTTCCGGACTGATATTCTTCAACTAATGACTGAGATTGTCCAGTTCCTAGACAAAAATCAGGCGCCTTTCTCAATAAACATCTACCCTTTCCTGAGTTTATATGGCAATGACGACTTCCCATTCAACTATGCCTTCTTTGATGGGGATACCAATCCCATTGTTGATGCAGGCACTGGGATTCAGTACACCAATGTTTTCGATGCTAATTTTGATACCTTGGTCTCTTCCCTGAAAGCAGTGGGATTTGGGAATATGCCCATTGTGGTTGGGGAGGTGGGATGGCCAACAGACGGGGACAAGAATGCCAATGCAGGTAATGCTTTGAGATTTTATAACGGGCTTCTACCAAGACTTGGAACCAACAGAGGCACCCCACTGCGACCTGGATATATTGAAGTTTACTTGTTTGGACTTATTGATGAGGATGCAAAGAGCATTGCTCCAGGAAGTTTTGAGCGTCACTGGGGAATTTTCCGTTATGATGGACAGCCCAAGTTCCCGGTCGATCTTTCTGGtcagggtcaaaacaagttacTAGTGCCTGCAAAGAATGTGCAGTATCTTTCAAAAAAATGGTGCATGTTTAACCCGAATGCCAAAGATGTGAGCAAACTGGCAGATAACATAAACTATGCTTGCACCTTTTCGGATTGCACGGCATTGGAATATGGTTCTTCTTGCAACAATTTGGATGCAAACGGGAATGCTTCGTATGCGTTTAATATGTACTACCAGGTTCAGAATCAGGATGATCTGTCGTGTAACTTCCAAGGTTTGGCTACGTTGACGACACAGAACATCTCACAAGGGAATTGCAATTTCATAATTCAGATAGCAACTTCATCTGCATTTTCTCTAAGaccgtcctcctcctcctccgtaTTGGTAGCCTTGCTAGCTATGTTACTGTCCGCTTTGCTGTTGCTGTAG